A region of the Halosolutus amylolyticus genome:
CGCTGCATGTAGGGGTAGCCGAGCAGCGATACGCCGAGGTGGGTCGCGAGACCGTCCATCGCCGCGCCGTAGACGTCGTCGAGGACCCATTCGAAGAGATCGAACGCGACGCCGAGGAGCCACGCGACCATCGCCGTACCCTCGGTCGTCGTTTCGGGTGCAGGGGGAGTTCGTGTCGCCATCGTCAATGATCGTGGTGAACGACGTGCTGGTCGGTTCCGTACGCGTCCGCGAGGGCGTCGGTCGCGACGAACTCCGACGGATCGCCGTCGAAGTACAGACGGCGGTTGAGACACGCGATTTCGGTCGCGTACGTCGTGACGACGCCGATATCGTGCTCGATGAGGACGATCGTAAGCCCGGACGCGTTCAGGTCGCCGAGGAGCCTGTAGAACGCCTCTCGGGACTCCGCGTCCACGCCGACGGTCGGTTCGTCGAGTACCAGGAGGTCCGCTTCGGACGCCAACGCGCGGGCGATGAACACGCGCTGTCGCTGGCCGCCGGAGAGCCGGCCGATGCGGCGGGACGCGAGGTCCGCGATCCCGACGCGTTCCATCGCCTCGTCGATCGCCCGGCGGTCCGCCCGCGAGAACCGGCCGACGAGTCGGTGGGGGTACCGTCCCATCGCGACCACCTCGCGCACCGTCACCGGCATGTCTCGTGCCGTCTCGGTGGCGTCCTGTGCGACGTATCCGATCCGTTCGCCCTCGTCGAACTCGTGAGCGCGATCGCCGAAGAGCGTCACCGATCCCGAATCCGGGCGCTCGAGGCCGAGTACCAGTTCGAGGAGCGTGCTCTTGCCGCTCCCGTTCGGCCCGACCAGTCCGAGAAACGCACCCGGTTCGACGTCGAGCGAAACGTCCTCGAGAACCGGTCGATCGCCGTACCGGAACGAGACTCCGTCGACGCTGACGATCGGATCCGCCCCGTCCCACTCGGTCGCTGGTCCGGCGATCATCGCATCTCCCCGCGGGCGACGAACGCGTCTCCGGATGCGGTTATCCACGTCGTCGTCTGGTACGGTGTGGCCACGTCCGGCGGATAGATCGTACAGACAGGCCGTTCCGCAGGGCCGACGACGACTGCCATCAGTCCGGATCGAGACGGATCGGTCGCTCCCGGATCCGCCGACCCGGTCCACTCCGGTTCGAAGTCGGTCGGCGTCGAATCGGTCATCGCGCGTCGAGGGCCTCCGTTAGCGTTTCGAGGTTGATACGCTCCATGACGTCGATGTATCCCCAGCCCTCGTCGGCCCACGCCTGCGTCCGGCCCGGGATCGGCGTCAGCGGGAGCACGTCCCTCGCGTCCGTCTCTTCGACGAGTTGCTCGGCCGCCGTTTGCGATTCCAGCGGATCGGCACAGACGTACTCGAGGTCGTGTTCCGCGATGACGTCCTGTGCGCGCTCGATGTCCGCCGGGGTCGGCCGACTGTCGGGCGCCAGCCCTGTCAGCGTCTCGATCTCGAAATCGTACCGGTGACCGAGATACTGAAACGCGTCGTGGCCGGCGACGAGCACGACGTCCCTGGAGGCGTCTGCGAGCGTCGATCGGAACGTCTCGTCGAGCTCCTCGAGCCTGGTACAGTACTCGTCGGCGTTGTCGACGTACGCGTCCTCGTTGGCACCGTCGATAGCCACGAACCCGTCGCGGATGGTCTCGACGGCCGTTATCGCACGCGTGGGGTCGAGCCAGAAGTGGGGATCACCGCCGGCGTGGTCGTGATCGTGGCCGTGATCGTGATCGTCGTGTTCGTCGTGGTCGTGATCGTGATCGTCGTGTTCGTCGTGATCGTCGTGATCGTCGTGTTCGTCTTCGTGATCGTCGTGGTCGTGATCGTCGTGGTCCTGTTCGTCTTCGTCCTCGTGGCCGACGTCGAGCCGATCGACGCTCGCCCCGGCGTCGACGAGGTGAACGTCCGCGTCGTCGTCGGTGAGACTCTCTACGAGATCGTCAGCCCAGGGCTGGAATCCCTCGGACACGCGGACGAAGAGGTCCGACTCGAGGACTTTTCCCTGGATCCTCGGCCCCGGTTCCCAGCCGTGGCCGTGCTGTCCGATCGGAACCAGCGTCTCCGCCGTTGCGGTTTCGCCGGCGACTGCGCTCGCGAAGTCTCCGAACACGAAAAACGAGGCCTGGGCCGCCGTCTCCTCGCTGTCGCTGTCGGCTGGCGTCGATACACACCCAGCGATCGCGCCGATCGCGGCGGATCCGATCCCCATCTCGATGAATCGTCGACGAGTCTGTCGCACCATGTGTTACTAAAACTCCTACAGCAGATAATAAGAACTGTGATCTAGACCGTGGAGATTAATAGACAAGAGGGTGCCGTCGAATCGATCGGCCCGAGGTCGGGCGGCGGAGACCGAGCGGTGTCCGGGGCTCAAACACGACACCGCCGACTCCGGGCCGGAACGCAATCGAGCGGTACCCGGTCCTGCTGTCGCTCGGACGCCGAACCCTCTCGTCGAGGATTCTCCGGCACTCGGCATGGTCGCCGTCTGCCTCGCCGACCGTCGGCGAGAGCAGTCACGACGTTCGTCGGTTGCGCCGGTCCCGGAACTCTCGCTTCGGTGACCGGCCCGAATTGATATCGCGCTATTTGGTTTAATGAAGAATTTCGATCGGAATCCCTGAACGTCACGGATTCCTCTCATTCCGGCGTGCTGGCGTCCCTGCGGCCTTTATACGACAGTATCGCGTGGGATATCATATGGCCGAAGAACAGCAGCAACCACGGCTCGGCTTCGGAACGGAGGTCTACACCGAGGATGGGTCCAGAATCGGACGGATTCGTGGCTTCGACGAGGAGGGGTTCTACGTCACCCTTCGGGCCGGGATGGGCGGGCTGAGCGTCGAACACGTCCGATCGGGCCACGAGTTCGGCGAGGCCGAACTGATGTGGCGGTGTCTCGAGTGCGGTGAGATGGGAACTCTCGACCAGGACCTCCCGGAGACCTGCCCGTCCTGTGGAAGCGATCGGGAGGATCTCTACTACTGGACCGAGGACTGATACGGTTTACTGTAGGTCATTTCCGACGCAACCGCGATCCGGGCGGCGGTTGCGCCAGTAAATCGTTACAGCAATCCGTACGAAACTGCCGAACAAACCGGTTCACGGTTGTCCAGTAGTGCGAAGCGGTCGGCGCTGCCCCGGTGGCGTCTCGTGCTCGGCGACGCCCAGGGACTCGCCTCGACGGGACCCGAACCGTCTTTGACACCCTGGTGCGACGAGTGATACATGAACATCGTCGTCTTCGGGGCCGGCAGCCTCGGGAGTCTCGTCGGCGGGGCGCTCGCTCGCGAGCACGACGTCACGCTGGTCGCCAGAGACCCCCACGCC
Encoded here:
- a CDS encoding metal ABC transporter ATP-binding protein produces the protein MIAGPATEWDGADPIVSVDGVSFRYGDRPVLEDVSLDVEPGAFLGLVGPNGSGKSTLLELVLGLERPDSGSVTLFGDRAHEFDEGERIGYVAQDATETARDMPVTVREVVAMGRYPHRLVGRFSRADRRAIDEAMERVGIADLASRRIGRLSGGQRQRVFIARALASEADLLVLDEPTVGVDAESREAFYRLLGDLNASGLTIVLIEHDIGVVTTYATEIACLNRRLYFDGDPSEFVATDALADAYGTDQHVVHHDH
- a CDS encoding DUF7511 domain-containing protein; the protein is MTDSTPTDFEPEWTGSADPGATDPSRSGLMAVVVGPAERPVCTIYPPDVATPYQTTTWITASGDAFVARGEMR
- a CDS encoding metal ABC transporter substrate-binding protein, whose protein sequence is MVRQTRRRFIEMGIGSAAIGAIAGCVSTPADSDSEETAAQASFFVFGDFASAVAGETATAETLVPIGQHGHGWEPGPRIQGKVLESDLFVRVSEGFQPWADDLVESLTDDDADVHLVDAGASVDRLDVGHEDEDEQDHDDHDHDDHEDEHDDHDDHDEHDDHDHDHDEHDDHDHGHDHDHAGGDPHFWLDPTRAITAVETIRDGFVAIDGANEDAYVDNADEYCTRLEELDETFRSTLADASRDVVLVAGHDAFQYLGHRYDFEIETLTGLAPDSRPTPADIERAQDVIAEHDLEYVCADPLESQTAAEQLVEETDARDVLPLTPIPGRTQAWADEGWGYIDVMERINLETLTEALDAR
- a CDS encoding DUF7130 family rubredoxin-like protein yields the protein MAEEQQQPRLGFGTEVYTEDGSRIGRIRGFDEEGFYVTLRAGMGGLSVEHVRSGHEFGEAELMWRCLECGEMGTLDQDLPETCPSCGSDREDLYYWTED